One Streptomyces sp. NBC_00554 DNA segment encodes these proteins:
- a CDS encoding carbohydrate ABC transporter permease, with protein sequence MKTASKPAVPPPTTVRPVEAPRPGPQRPPLRRRLADQSRAYAFLVGGLLCFALFSWYPAIRAVVIAFQKYTPGAEAEWVGTENFTRVFHDPEFTAAWRNTLTFTLLALLIGFAVPFVMALVLNELRHAKAFFRVVVYLPVMIPPVVSALLWKWFYDPGAGLANEALRFLHLPTSNWSNGADTALVSLVIVATWANLGGTVLIYLAALQSIPGELYEAAELDGANIWQRVRHVTIPQTRFIILMLMLLQIIATMQIFTEPFVITGGGPENSTVTVLYLIYKYAFLYNDFGGACALSVMLLVLLSAFSALYLKLTSSGGEDS encoded by the coding sequence ATGAAGACCGCATCGAAGCCCGCGGTGCCTCCACCGACGACTGTACGGCCGGTGGAGGCACCCAGGCCCGGACCTCAACGGCCGCCGCTGCGGCGGCGCCTGGCCGACCAGTCCCGCGCGTACGCCTTCCTCGTCGGCGGCCTGCTCTGCTTCGCGCTGTTCTCGTGGTACCCGGCGATCCGCGCGGTCGTGATCGCCTTCCAGAAGTACACGCCGGGGGCGGAGGCGGAGTGGGTCGGCACCGAGAACTTCACCCGCGTCTTCCACGACCCGGAGTTCACGGCAGCCTGGCGCAACACCCTGACCTTCACGCTCCTCGCCCTGCTCATCGGCTTCGCCGTCCCCTTCGTGATGGCGCTGGTGCTGAACGAACTCCGGCACGCGAAGGCCTTCTTCAGAGTCGTGGTCTATCTGCCGGTGATGATCCCGCCGGTGGTCAGCGCCCTGCTCTGGAAGTGGTTCTACGATCCCGGAGCGGGCCTGGCGAACGAGGCGCTGCGCTTCCTGCACCTGCCCACCTCGAACTGGTCCAACGGCGCCGACACCGCCCTCGTATCGCTGGTCATCGTCGCCACCTGGGCCAACCTCGGCGGCACCGTCCTCATCTACCTGGCCGCGCTGCAGAGCATCCCCGGTGAGCTGTACGAGGCTGCCGAGCTGGACGGCGCGAACATCTGGCAGCGCGTCCGCCATGTGACGATCCCGCAGACCCGCTTCATCATCCTGATGCTGATGCTGCTGCAGATCATCGCCACCATGCAGATCTTCACGGAACCGTTCGTCATCACGGGCGGCGGCCCGGAGAACTCGACCGTGACGGTCCTGTACCTGATCTACAAGTACGCCTTCCTCTACAACGACTTCGGCGGAGCCTGCGCCCTGAGCGTCATGCTCCTCGTCCTGCTCAGCGCCTTCTCGGCGCTCTATCTGAAGCTGACCAGCTCCGGAGGTGAGGACTCATGA
- a CDS encoding ABC transporter substrate-binding protein yields the protein MRSTGFRRTFITLMACSFALTATACGSGDDDAADGKTSITVNCMPPKSAKVDRSFFEADIKAFEKANPTIDVVAHDAFPCQDPKTFDAKLAGGQMEDVFYTYFTDAKHVVDINQAADITSYVKDLKSYDTIQQQLRDIYTVDGKIYGVPRTGYSMGLIYNKKLFKDAGLDPEKPPATWEELRTAAKAIAGLGNGTVGYADYSAQNQGGWHFTAELYSQGGDVVSEDGKKANVDTPEGKAVLQNLKDMRWTDNSMGTKQLLILNDVQQMMGSGKLGMYLSAPDNIPILVKEKGGNYNDLALAPMPGGNGTLVGGDGYMFNKKATPEQIKAGLKWLDSMFLTPGDGFLGDYARAKQNDAPVGLPEPRLFTGAADEKDQQVKEANANVPVENYQAFLDGNQSLDMKIEPPQAQQIYSVLDGAVSAVLTKKDADIDKLLSDASGKIDSILARG from the coding sequence ATGAGAAGCACCGGGTTCCGCCGTACCTTCATCACGCTCATGGCGTGTTCTTTCGCGCTCACCGCCACCGCTTGCGGTTCGGGCGACGACGACGCGGCCGACGGCAAGACCAGCATCACCGTCAACTGCATGCCGCCCAAGAGCGCCAAGGTCGACCGCTCGTTCTTCGAGGCGGACATCAAGGCCTTCGAGAAGGCCAACCCGACCATCGACGTCGTCGCGCATGACGCGTTCCCGTGTCAGGACCCCAAGACGTTCGACGCCAAGCTGGCCGGCGGCCAGATGGAGGACGTCTTCTACACCTACTTCACCGATGCCAAGCATGTCGTGGACATCAACCAGGCCGCGGACATCACGAGTTACGTCAAGGACCTCAAGAGCTACGACACCATCCAGCAGCAGTTGCGCGACATCTACACCGTCGACGGCAAGATCTACGGCGTCCCGCGCACCGGTTACTCGATGGGCCTGATCTACAACAAGAAGCTGTTCAAGGACGCGGGCCTCGACCCCGAGAAGCCCCCGGCCACCTGGGAGGAGCTGCGCACGGCCGCCAAGGCGATAGCCGGGCTCGGCAACGGCACCGTCGGATACGCCGACTACAGCGCCCAGAACCAGGGCGGCTGGCACTTCACCGCCGAGCTCTACTCGCAGGGCGGCGACGTCGTCAGCGAGGACGGCAAGAAGGCCAACGTCGACACCCCCGAGGGCAAGGCCGTCCTGCAGAACCTCAAGGACATGCGCTGGACCGACAACTCCATGGGCACCAAGCAGCTCCTCATCCTCAATGACGTCCAGCAGATGATGGGCTCTGGGAAGCTCGGCATGTACCTCTCCGCGCCGGACAACATCCCGATCCTGGTCAAGGAGAAGGGCGGCAACTACAACGACCTCGCCCTCGCGCCCATGCCCGGCGGCAACGGCACGCTCGTCGGCGGCGACGGCTACATGTTCAACAAGAAGGCGACGCCGGAGCAGATCAAGGCGGGCCTGAAGTGGCTCGACTCGATGTTCCTCACCCCCGGCGACGGCTTCCTCGGTGACTACGCCCGCGCCAAGCAGAACGACGCGCCCGTCGGCCTGCCCGAGCCCCGCCTGTTCACCGGCGCGGCCGACGAGAAGGACCAGCAGGTCAAGGAAGCCAACGCCAACGTCCCGGTGGAGAACTACCAGGCCTTCCTCGACGGCAACCAGAGCCTGGACATGAAGATCGAGCCCCCGCAGGCCCAGCAGATCTACTCCGTCCTGGACGGCGCCGTCTCCGCGGTGCTCACCAAGAAGGACGCCGACATCGACAAGCTCCTGAGCGACGCGTCCGGCAAGATCGACTCCATTCTGGCCCGGGGCTGA
- a CDS encoding LacI family DNA-binding transcriptional regulator, whose amino-acid sequence MTRRLAQVAKKVGVSEATVSRVLNGKPGVSDSTRQAVLSALDVLGYERPTQLRGERARLVGLVLPELQNPIFPAFAEVIGGALAQLGLTPVLCTQTKGGVSEADYVELLLQQQVSGVVFAGGLYAQADAPHDHYRQLADRNIPVVLVNAAIEHLGFPCVSCDDAVAVEQAWRHLDSLGHERIGLVLGPGDHMPSGRKLAAARVLAPDLPDEHVARAMFSLEGGQAAATRLLDRGVTGIICASDPLALGAVRAARRKGLTVPGEVSVVGYDDSAFMNCTEPPLTTVRQPIEAMGRAAVELLNAQIGGSSVTAEELLFEPELVVRGSTAQAPRH is encoded by the coding sequence ATGACGCGACGACTTGCTCAGGTGGCGAAGAAGGTCGGGGTCAGCGAGGCCACGGTCAGCCGGGTGCTCAACGGCAAGCCCGGAGTCTCCGATTCCACTCGGCAGGCGGTTCTCTCCGCGCTGGACGTGCTCGGCTACGAGAGGCCCACGCAGCTGCGCGGTGAACGCGCCCGCCTCGTCGGCCTCGTGCTGCCCGAGCTGCAGAACCCGATCTTCCCGGCGTTCGCCGAAGTGATCGGCGGCGCGCTCGCCCAGCTCGGACTCACCCCGGTGCTGTGCACACAGACCAAGGGCGGCGTCTCCGAGGCGGACTACGTGGAGCTGCTGCTCCAACAGCAGGTCTCCGGCGTGGTGTTCGCGGGCGGTCTGTACGCGCAGGCGGACGCGCCGCACGACCACTACCGGCAGCTCGCCGACCGCAACATCCCGGTGGTGCTGGTGAACGCGGCCATCGAGCACCTCGGGTTCCCCTGTGTCTCCTGCGACGACGCCGTTGCCGTCGAACAGGCCTGGCGCCACCTGGACTCGCTCGGCCACGAGCGCATCGGTCTCGTCCTCGGCCCCGGCGACCACATGCCCTCGGGGCGCAAGCTCGCGGCGGCCCGCGTGCTCGCCCCCGACCTGCCCGACGAGCACGTCGCCCGGGCCATGTTCTCCCTGGAGGGCGGCCAGGCCGCGGCCACCCGGCTGCTCGACCGGGGCGTCACCGGCATCATCTGCGCCAGCGACCCCCTTGCCCTCGGCGCCGTACGGGCCGCCCGCCGCAAGGGACTCACCGTCCCCGGCGAGGTCTCCGTGGTCGGCTACGACGACTCGGCGTTCATGAACTGCACCGAGCCGCCGCTGACCACCGTGCGCCAGCCCATCGAGGCCATGGGGCGCGCGGCCGTCGAGCTGCTCAATGCTCAGATCGGCGGCAGCAGTGTCACCGCCGAAGAACTGCTGTTCGAGCCGGAGTTGGTGGTGCGTGGTTCGACAGCGCAAGCGCCGCGCCACTGA
- a CDS encoding GNAT family N-acetyltransferase — protein MTSDNITRLNFAPQVRLTGEGLVLREWADADLPVMAELFDDRDIAYWTPLVSPFDAAAARAYLARARQARADGTGLRLAITADGALPLGEVLIFRKSADDPAVSLGYTVGSAHRGQRLGSRALKLLTHYAHHELGLPRVTLGIATENAASIAVARSAGYRPTDEPPLDVVTKGRPQAIRTWAHDCRD, from the coding sequence ATGACCAGTGACAACATCACCCGCCTCAACTTCGCCCCACAGGTCCGGCTGACCGGTGAGGGACTCGTCCTGCGGGAGTGGGCCGACGCCGATCTGCCCGTCATGGCCGAGCTGTTCGACGACCGGGACATCGCGTACTGGACCCCGCTGGTCTCACCCTTCGACGCGGCCGCGGCCCGCGCCTATCTGGCCAGAGCCCGGCAGGCCCGCGCCGACGGCACAGGCCTGCGACTGGCCATCACCGCCGACGGCGCCCTGCCGTTGGGCGAGGTCCTCATCTTCCGCAAGAGCGCCGACGACCCCGCCGTAAGCCTTGGTTACACGGTCGGGTCCGCCCACCGCGGTCAGCGCCTGGGCTCCCGGGCCCTGAAGCTCCTGACGCACTACGCGCACCACGAACTCGGCCTGCCCCGGGTGACGCTGGGCATCGCGACGGAGAACGCCGCCAGCATCGCGGTCGCCCGCTCCGCCGGCTACCGCCCCACGGACGAGCCGCCGCTCGACGTCGTGACGAAGGGACGCCCCCAGGCCATTCGGACCTGGGCACACGACTGCCGGGACTGA
- a CDS encoding immune inhibitor A domain-containing protein gives MSKHKRARRPLAAVAAVLAVAASTVTVSVYAYGDEQTSAAAIGGHDDEEHDLLSDKELTLRENRVAAVDKVLQGEATAETKGASKRIEYAEGKYSETSRTTDRVFVLPVEFGDTVDTTYGGLAGPSHNEIAEPDRSVDTSTVWTEDYSPAYYQRQLFGTASAKTGDTLKSYYLRQSSGAYELTGTVQEWTRVDYSISHYGTDACKKNGASISTYYCNEQLTTDGLNAWYEGRLAAGQTKSEIDKYLASYDKWDRDDFDADGIFNEPDGYLDRVMITFAGESQTNGGGVNGTNAIGAHRGTVSYLQDDADTLGPDNGNLAGGSEVGDSGIWANDYTMTNENRGLGTIAHEYGHDLGLPDLYDTSGGENSTGFWTVMSNGSLLTDDEQLSAHPGDLGAWSKLQLGWLDYETAQAATASTHTLNALSVDSSVKGAEALVVSLPDDANGKARYYIVENRQYVGDDRYLKNGPYNLGWASTYPKKKERLSYEEGVMIWYWNTAYANNRTKTNAGYGRILPLDSHAEPALDTTGAVVRNRLQSYDAPFGLKDTTALTFHLGGVEATIPSHEGVAVFDDINGTYHYDTAPYGSSYDADSGTTVTVKQEYGDGRVKIAVGASE, from the coding sequence TTGAGCAAACACAAGCGTGCCCGCAGACCCCTGGCCGCGGTCGCCGCCGTACTGGCCGTCGCCGCCTCGACCGTCACGGTTTCGGTGTACGCCTACGGTGACGAGCAGACGTCGGCCGCCGCGATCGGTGGGCACGACGACGAAGAGCACGACCTGCTCAGCGACAAGGAGCTGACGCTCCGCGAGAACCGGGTCGCGGCGGTCGACAAGGTGTTGCAGGGCGAGGCGACCGCGGAGACCAAGGGCGCCTCGAAGCGGATCGAGTACGCAGAAGGCAAGTACTCGGAGACCAGTCGCACCACGGACCGGGTCTTCGTGCTGCCGGTGGAGTTCGGCGACACCGTCGACACCACGTATGGCGGCCTCGCCGGCCCCTCGCACAACGAGATCGCCGAACCCGACCGGAGCGTGGACACCTCCACGGTGTGGACCGAGGACTACAGCCCCGCCTACTACCAACGGCAGCTGTTCGGCACGGCGAGCGCCAAGACCGGCGACACGCTCAAGTCGTACTACCTGCGGCAGTCGAGCGGCGCCTACGAGCTCACCGGCACCGTCCAGGAGTGGACCAGGGTCGACTACTCGATCTCGCACTACGGCACCGATGCCTGCAAGAAGAACGGCGCCTCGATCTCCACGTACTACTGCAACGAGCAGCTCACCACGGACGGCCTCAACGCCTGGTACGAGGGCCGGCTCGCGGCGGGGCAGACCAAGTCGGAGATCGACAAGTACCTTGCCTCCTACGACAAGTGGGACCGCGACGACTTCGACGCCGACGGGATCTTCAACGAACCCGACGGCTACCTCGACCGCGTGATGATCACGTTCGCGGGGGAGTCCCAGACCAACGGCGGCGGTGTGAACGGCACCAACGCCATCGGCGCGCACCGGGGTACCGTCAGCTACCTCCAGGACGACGCCGACACGCTCGGCCCGGACAACGGCAACCTGGCCGGCGGCAGCGAGGTCGGCGACTCCGGCATCTGGGCCAACGACTACACGATGACCAACGAGAACCGGGGACTTGGCACCATCGCCCACGAGTACGGCCACGACCTGGGCCTGCCCGACCTGTACGACACCTCCGGCGGAGAGAACTCCACGGGCTTCTGGACGGTGATGTCCAACGGCTCGCTGCTCACGGACGATGAGCAACTGTCCGCCCACCCGGGCGACTTGGGCGCCTGGAGCAAGCTGCAGCTCGGCTGGCTGGACTACGAGACCGCCCAGGCCGCCACCGCGTCCACCCACACCCTGAACGCGCTGTCCGTCGACAGTTCGGTCAAGGGCGCCGAAGCCCTCGTGGTCAGTCTGCCCGACGACGCCAACGGCAAGGCCCGCTACTACATCGTCGAGAACCGCCAGTACGTCGGCGACGACCGCTACCTCAAGAACGGTCCCTACAACCTGGGTTGGGCCTCCACCTACCCGAAGAAGAAGGAGCGTCTGTCGTACGAGGAGGGGGTGATGATCTGGTACTGGAACACCGCCTACGCCAACAACAGGACGAAGACGAACGCCGGTTACGGCCGGATCCTCCCCCTGGACTCCCACGCGGAGCCCGCCCTCGACACGACCGGAGCGGTCGTCCGCAACCGCCTCCAGTCCTACGACGCGCCCTTCGGCCTCAAGGACACGACCGCCCTCACCTTCCATCTGGGCGGAGTCGAGGCGACGATCCCCTCGCACGAGGGCGTCGCGGTCTTCGACGACATCAACGGCACCTACCACTACGACACCGCGCCCTACGGCTCCAGCTACGACGCCGACTCCGGCACCACCGTCACGGTGAAGCAGGAGTACGGCGACGGCCGAGTGAAGATCGCGGTGGGTGCCTCGGAATAG
- a CDS encoding ABC transporter ATP-binding protein, which produces MNDTPLLEVEDLKQHFPLKGGGLFGGTSGHVRAVDGVGFTVREGESLGLVGESGCGKSTTGQMIARLLEPTGGTVRYRGRDITHASRKQLAPIRSEIQMVFQDPYSSLNPRQTVGSIVSAPMEVNGVEPPGGRQARVQELLETVGLNPEHYNRFPHEFSGGQRQRIGIARALALSPKLIVADEPVSALDVSIQAQVVNLLRRLQREQGIAFLFIAHDLAIVRNFSHRVAVMYLGRIVEIADRDELYGNPHHPYTHALLSAVPEHDPRRLGQRERIRLTGDVPSPANPPSGCRFRTRCWKAQDVCASEEPPLAPIADGHLTACHFPEARGDDGRLPSVVSIASASPAGSAGGS; this is translated from the coding sequence ATGAACGACACCCCCCTCCTCGAAGTCGAGGACCTGAAACAGCACTTCCCCCTCAAAGGCGGCGGACTCTTCGGCGGTACCTCGGGCCACGTCCGGGCCGTCGACGGCGTCGGATTCACCGTGCGCGAGGGCGAATCCCTGGGCCTGGTGGGCGAGTCGGGCTGCGGCAAGTCCACCACGGGACAGATGATCGCCCGGCTGCTCGAACCCACCGGCGGCACCGTCCGCTACCGGGGCCGGGACATCACCCACGCCTCGCGCAAGCAGCTCGCGCCCATCCGGTCGGAGATCCAGATGGTCTTCCAGGATCCCTACTCGTCCCTCAATCCGCGCCAGACCGTCGGCTCGATCGTCTCGGCGCCGATGGAGGTCAACGGGGTCGAGCCGCCCGGCGGCCGGCAGGCGCGCGTCCAGGAACTCCTGGAGACGGTCGGCCTCAACCCGGAGCACTACAACCGCTTCCCGCACGAGTTCTCCGGGGGCCAGCGCCAGCGCATCGGCATCGCCCGCGCTCTCGCGCTCAGCCCGAAGCTGATCGTGGCGGACGAGCCGGTGTCGGCCCTGGACGTGTCCATCCAGGCCCAGGTGGTCAACCTGCTGCGCAGACTCCAGCGCGAGCAGGGGATCGCCTTCCTCTTCATCGCCCACGACCTGGCGATCGTGCGCAACTTCTCGCACCGGGTCGCGGTCATGTACCTCGGCAGGATCGTCGAGATCGCCGACCGGGACGAGCTGTACGGGAATCCGCATCACCCTTACACCCACGCCCTGTTGAGTGCCGTACCCGAGCACGACCCGCGCAGGCTCGGGCAGCGCGAGCGCATCCGGCTCACCGGCGATGTGCCGAGCCCGGCGAACCCGCCCTCCGGCTGCCGCTTCCGCACCCGCTGCTGGAAGGCGCAGGACGTCTGCGCGAGCGAGGAGCCTCCGCTGGCGCCCATAGCCGACGGCCATTTGACGGCATGTCACTTCCCGGAGGCCCGGGGCGACGACGGCCGGCTGCCGTCCGTGGTGTCCATTGCCTCCGCGTCCCCGGCCGGTTCGGCCGGGGGCTCCTGA